One window of the Methanobrevibacter oralis genome contains the following:
- the mtnP gene encoding S-methyl-5'-thioadenosine phosphorylase, which translates to MIGIIGGSGVYEITQKADNCEKRVVKTDYGNVEVSILDIFSKKVAFLPRHASGHCIPPHKINFRANIDALKNLGVTKIIATNSVGSMNLDMPPGSFVIPDDFLDFSQNRVKTFYEDKVVHVDVTEPYCSYLKSILNKSGRVILGGTYVCTEGPRFETPAEIKMFKMIGGDLVGMTGLPEVVLAREREMCYNSICIVSNYASGISENNLTIDEVFEIVKKRESDLLELIYNFIKNVDDSLDCICSHALDGAEV; encoded by the coding sequence ATGATAGGTATTATTGGAGGTAGTGGAGTATACGAAATTACTCAAAAAGCAGATAATTGTGAAAAAAGAGTAGTTAAAACGGATTATGGGAATGTGGAAGTATCAATATTGGATATTTTTTCAAAAAAAGTAGCTTTTCTTCCTCGTCATGCTTCAGGCCATTGTATTCCTCCTCATAAGATTAATTTCAGAGCTAATATAGATGCACTGAAAAATCTTGGAGTTACAAAGATCATTGCTACTAATTCTGTGGGGTCTATGAATTTAGATATGCCCCCTGGTTCTTTTGTTATTCCTGATGATTTTTTAGATTTTTCTCAAAATCGTGTTAAAACATTTTATGAGGATAAAGTTGTCCATGTAGATGTAACTGAACCTTATTGTAGCTATTTAAAATCAATTTTAAATAAATCTGGAAGGGTTATTTTAGGTGGAACTTATGTTTGTACTGAGGGGCCTCGTTTTGAAACACCTGCCGAGATTAAGATGTTTAAAATGATTGGAGGTGATTTAGTGGGCATGACTGGCCTTCCAGAAGTAGTACTTGCTCGTGAAAGGGAAATGTGTTATAATTCAATATGCATTGTTTCTAATTATGCTTCTGGAATATCTGAGAATAATTTAACAATTGATGAAGTTTTTGAAATAGTTAAAAAAAGAGAAAGTGATCTACTTGAGTTAATATATAATTTTATTAAAAATGTTGATGATTCATTAGATTGTATTTGTAGCCATGCATTAGATGGTGCTGAAGTATAA
- a CDS encoding RtcB family protein, translated as MSIKNEVKKIRDNVYEISGSYNKKMRASGRLYLDDESFEALEEGALQQIVNIACLPGIYKYSVGLPDIHFGYGFPIGGVAAFNKKNGIVSPGGVGFDINCGVRLIKTNLTIDSIEDSLDELVEKLFKNIPSGVGSKGKIKLEEGEIDKVLDYGAKWAVDNGYGWEEDLEFLEENGRIKDADSSKVSDKAKKRGIPQLGSLGSGNHFLEIQVVDEIYNGDVAKVYGLEKGMIVIMIHSGSRGCGHQVCSDYLRLMDKAYKNYKINLEDRQLACAPLDTREAQDYLKAMYAAANYAWANRQMMTHWIRETFEEVLGKSAKDMDMRIVYDVAHNIAKEETHEIDGRVSDLVVHRKGATRAFGPGRIEVPEKYREVGQPVLIPGTMGTASYVLHGTEVAMRETFGSTAHGAGRVLSRSQAKKDYSAEDIEKDLSDRGIKIKATSKNVIAEEAPDAYKDVDSVVKISDNTGIAKLVAKVKPLAVTKG; from the coding sequence ATGTCAATCAAAAATGAAGTAAAAAAAATTAGGGATAATGTTTATGAAATTTCAGGTTCTTATAATAAGAAAATGAGAGCATCTGGAAGATTATATCTTGATGATGAAAGTTTTGAGGCTTTAGAAGAAGGTGCACTTCAACAGATTGTCAATATAGCTTGTCTTCCTGGTATTTATAAATATTCCGTTGGGCTTCCTGATATTCATTTTGGGTATGGGTTTCCGATTGGAGGAGTAGCTGCTTTTAACAAGAAAAATGGAATTGTTTCTCCTGGAGGGGTTGGATTTGACATTAATTGTGGTGTTAGATTAATTAAAACAAATCTTACCATAGATTCAATTGAAGATTCATTAGATGAACTTGTTGAAAAGCTATTTAAAAATATTCCATCTGGTGTTGGAAGTAAAGGTAAAATAAAGCTTGAAGAAGGAGAAATTGATAAAGTTTTGGATTATGGAGCAAAATGGGCTGTTGATAATGGATATGGCTGGGAAGAAGATTTAGAATTTTTAGAGGAAAATGGTAGAATTAAAGATGCTGATTCATCTAAAGTTTCTGATAAGGCTAAAAAAAGAGGTATTCCTCAGTTAGGTTCTTTAGGTTCTGGAAATCATTTCTTAGAAATTCAGGTTGTTGATGAAATTTATAATGGGGATGTAGCAAAGGTTTATGGTCTTGAAAAAGGAATGATTGTAATCATGATTCATTCGGGTTCAAGAGGTTGTGGACATCAGGTATGTTCTGATTATTTAAGATTGATGGATAAAGCTTATAAAAATTATAAAATTAATCTGGAGGACAGACAATTAGCTTGTGCTCCACTTGATACTCGTGAAGCTCAAGATTATTTAAAAGCCATGTATGCTGCAGCTAATTATGCATGGGCTAATAGACAAATGATGACTCATTGGATTCGTGAAACTTTTGAAGAGGTTTTAGGTAAATCTGCAAAAGACATGGACATGCGAATTGTTTATGATGTTGCTCATAATATTGCAAAGGAAGAAACTCATGAAATTGATGGTCGTGTAAGTGATTTAGTAGTTCATAGAAAAGGAGCAACTCGTGCTTTTGGACCAGGTAGAATCGAAGTTCCTGAAAAATACCGAGAAGTTGGTCAACCAGTATTAATTCCAGGTACAATGGGAACTGCATCATATGTTTTGCATGGTACTGAAGTAGCTATGAGGGAAACTTTTGGTTCAACTGCTCATGGTGCAGGTCGGGTTCTTTCAAGATCTCAAGCTAAAAAAGATTATTCTGCTGAAGATATTGAAAAAGATTTATCTGATAGAGGAATTAAAATCAAAGCTACCAGTAAAAATGTAATAGCCGAAGAAGCGCCAGATGCTTATAAAGATGTGGATAGTGTTGTTAAAATATCTGACAATACTGGAATAGCAAAACTCGTTGCTAAGGTTAAACCATTAGCTGTTACAAAAGGATGA
- a CDS encoding NifB/NifX family molybdenum-iron cluster-binding protein, whose amino-acid sequence MRIAIVSSDGENVDLHLGKGSSVYIYDYEKELKFVESRKIAISKDSKHQGSKVLKVCEDCQVVISIQYGFKSKVKADEMGIKLVTDEGPIDEVLKRYIDHYNFMKK is encoded by the coding sequence ATGAGAATAGCAATTGTATCTTCTGATGGTGAAAATGTAGATTTACATCTTGGAAAAGGAAGTTCTGTTTATATATATGATTATGAAAAAGAATTGAAATTTGTAGAATCTAGAAAAATAGCTATTAGTAAAGATTCAAAACATCAAGGAAGTAAAGTTCTAAAGGTGTGCGAAGATTGTCAAGTTGTGATTTCTATTCAATATGGATTTAAATCTAAAGTTAAAGCCGATGAAATGGGTATTAAACTGGTAACAGATGAAGGGCCTATTGATGAAGTTTTAAAAAGGTATATTGATCATTATAACTTTATGAAAAAATAA
- a CDS encoding flavodoxin family protein, with amino-acid sequence MAKVILLNGSPRLNSNTQDILEVCAEEIEKNSVETEIISLRGKNILSCIACNKCVDEGNCVLSDGLDEIIEKIKNADGFIPAAPVYFGTARGDIMSALQRIGKVSRGTTKFLEWMVGGPIAVARRGGQTLTLQEMTMFFPINNMIVAGSTYWNMVFAGHENNALDDIEGIETIRLFGANVARIIKKVRD; translated from the coding sequence ATGGCAAAGGTTATTCTATTAAATGGGAGTCCAAGACTAAACTCAAATACTCAAGATATTTTAGAAGTATGTGCTGAAGAAATTGAAAAAAATTCTGTTGAAACTGAAATTATCAGCTTACGAGGTAAAAATATTCTTTCATGTATTGCATGTAATAAATGTGTAGATGAGGGGAATTGTGTTTTAAGTGATGGATTAGATGAAATAATTGAAAAAATAAAAAATGCAGATGGATTCATACCTGCTGCACCAGTTTATTTTGGAACTGCACGTGGGGATATTATGTCTGCTCTTCAAAGAATAGGTAAAGTTTCAAGAGGCACTACTAAATTTTTAGAATGGATGGTTGGAGGTCCGATAGCTGTAGCAAGGCGAGGTGGACAAACATTAACTCTCCAAGAAATGACAATGTTTTTTCCAATTAATAATATGATTGTTGCTGGAAGCACTTATTGGAACATGGTTTTTGCAGGTCATGAAAACAATGCCTTAGATGATATTGAAGGCATTGAAACAATACGTTTATTTGGGGCTAATGTTGCTCGTATAATTAAAAAGGTGAGGGATTAA